CAAAAGTTTTGTCACTTACAATAACATTTTCACTGGTTACTCCAAGGTTCTGAATCGTTCCTGTCACTTCATTTGCCAGAGGCTTATCTGCAAGAGTAATGGTGTGACCATTTCCATCTAAAGTTCCTGCAATGCGTTCAAAAGTTTGACCTTCTGTAAACACAATATCCTCTGTCAACGTATAAGTTGTTCCCGCTTCAATAACTGTGGGAATTTCCGTTTCAGAAATTTCAGCTTCCTGCCCCGTCCCACTTAAAATTTCTCCTGCTTCTACAACCGGAGTCTCCATGTCGCCTGTGGCATGTACCGATACAGGCATTCCGGTAATAAGCAATGCCATTACCAGAAGCAGACTGAGAACACGGTTTGCATTTCTTCTTTTTTTCATTTTCTTTCTCCTTTACATATTTTTTCTTACAGAGCATTTTTTATGAGACAGTCGCATAAAAGAGGATTTCAAAATATTTATACATTTTTAGTTTTCCCTTAATGTAACAAACTCACAAAAAAAGGTCTCTTTACACACCGGTAAAGAAACCTTATCTATCTTCACTATGAAATTTTATCCTGCACATCTTTTTCTACACAAATAAAACTCCCTCAACCCGGAAATCTATTTCTCTGATGGCAGATTTTCTGACTTAGCCGAAAAGCATTACAGTAGAGGTGACTGTATCGGATTTGCACCGATTTCCCTTTTAACCTTGGAGCAAGCTCCAACGACCATCATGGATATGCAGTTTATACTCCTTTATAGTACACAATTCAAAAAAGAATATCAAGCCTTTTTCTTCCTTTTTAATACAACAAACAGCGTTCCTCCGACTACAAACATCACAGACAGCATTACAAGCGGTGTTTCATCTCCTGTTTTAACCTTATCCACACCTGAAGAAACTGCCTTATCCAATACCGTACCAAAGCTGTTTAAAGACTCTACTTCTACGGATACAAATCCGTCTTTTACCTTTCCTTTTAATTTTTTTACATTTTCATTGTCACAGGAAAGTACCACAACTTCTTTGCCGTTATATTTTTCCGATACAGGAAGCTGAAGCTCTGCCTTATGAGGAAGGGCAATTTCTTTTCCGTCTTTTAAAAGCTGAATTTCAATAGGATTGTCAAGCTGCTGTTTCTTGGAAATTTCCTTTTCCATAAGCTTCACATCTGCATGTTTTTTATCCAGCTTCTCCACAGATAACTGCATATCTGATGTCAGACCTTCTCCCGTTAATTTGACACCATGCTCTTTATTTACCAGCATATCAGTTTCCTGAATTTCCGGTGTACTTGGTTCTTCCGGATTTTCCGGCTTCTGAGGTGTCTCCGGTTCTTCCGGCTGCGGTGTTACAGGCGGCACAAGCTGAAGCTCTGCCATGGAAGCTGCTCCGTTTGTTCCTGCCATAGCAAAAGTCAAAACTGCTCCGTTTTCTGTTTTTTCACAAGTAACGTTTTCATCCAACTGAATACAGTCTGCTATTTCTTCTTCAAGTGTAAGCTGAACATTTCCTTTATTCTTCATTGTGGGGTCGGAAACAGAAACTTTCACTGTTCCCTGTTCTGTTTCCTGAAGCATAACAGACGCAGCCTTATCACTTGTTATTCCGTCTATACTTCCTCCCTGCTCCTGCCAGAAGTTTATGCCTGTGATTTTTAATGTCTCATGGCGCACTGCCTGAACCTCACTGCTGTTCTCCAGTATGGTTACCTTAGGCGCTTGTGCGTAATTTTCTGTTTCTTCTGCACTTGTTTCGGGAAGCAATACATAACTGTAAGATGCGTTTTCTGGGTTCTGTCCGTGGTCTACCCACATTTCCAGATAATTTTCTGTGCTTTCTCCCTCAAAAGTTCCTACGTCTTTCCAACTGCCTGTGGTCTGACCTCGACGAACCTGAATTTCTGTATTTTCTTCAGGGAAATAATATCCTGTTCCCACAGACTGATTGCCTTCTAAATGTGCCCAATTTACCTGCTCAAAGCTTGTGCCTGATATGTCTGCTGTACGTTCCACCAACTCTTTTACATTCGCTTCTTTCACAGGTATTTCTGTTTTTTCTCCATTGACAAGAAGCTGATTGCTTCCGTCTTTTCTTAACTTCTTATTCTCAATGGTAGTTTCCACCGGAAGTTCCATGTTTTTATTTGTAATTCCTGCTCCAAGGCAGACAATTTCGTCATCAAACATAAACCATGACTTCTTGCCTTTTAAATCCGGCGCATAAGAAACCGGTGCGTCTCCTGCAATTCCCTGCGTTTCTCCTGAAAATGACATACCGCTGACGCCATAATTTCCTATGGAAGTTCCTCCTACCCAGCTCTCCTTAGAGCAGAAGTCTCCGCCCTGTGCAAAACCTGAGCCATCCGGTTTCCCTGTCCCAATATTTACAGGAACTACCGTTGTTCCCGGCAGTCTTAACGGATTTACTGTATTCCAATAATTCTCCGTATACTGCTTGTCCTCATCATAAATATAAGTCATCCCATTATTCTGATGCCATCCAAAACGATTTTCATCATTCATAATTTCCGTGTTCTGAATACGTTCCGAATACATAGACAATGCAAAAAGATAGTCTTCTGTTCTGTGAACTGCACGGTCCATAAGGGGGTAAGATTTATGTATCGGTGCTACATTGCTTTGGATAGAAGTGTCTTCCAAAATTTCTTTGGCTTTCTTTTTAATTGCCATATTTTCCGCACCAACAAAACTGTCAATAAATCCTTCATCTTCTTCCAGCCAAGCTTTCAGAGCAGAAAGCGTTGTCTCTTTTGCCTCTTGGCTAAAGGAGTCTACAATTTGCAGAATAATCATCATTGCCTCACGTCCTGCTGCCTGATTGCTGCTTGCCGGTCTGGATACAGAACGCCCTTTCAGACAATCCAGCATCATTCCCTGATACATGCCGTTTCCAAAGCCTTCCACAATATAGCTTTCCAGATTGTCCTGAACCTGTTCCGGATATTTCCAAGGTGTTCCAGCAAGGAGAGACGGAATTTTAGCGCCGCCCTTCATAAACTCAATCCCATAAGCGCCTAAATACGGCACTTTTATATGGTCGAGATAAGAACCGTCCGGATAAAAACCGCTGTTGTATCCATTCGCTGCAATTTGAGCGCTGTCTTCTACATTTTGAATAACAAAGGTCTGGGAAGATGCCAGCATCCCCAAATACACCAGCTCATTATCTTCTCTCAATGCTCCCAGTCCCACTGCCGTTGTGGAACAGTCAATAATATTCGCTCCCTGCGCCTCACGATATCCCTGCCCATGGGTGCTTGCCGTATTGATAACGCCTTCATGGAACGGATCAGGCTGGAAAAAGTAAAGTGTTTCTGTGTACGCCATAACCTGTTCTTCTGTCAGTCCGTCATAAATCAATATTAAAGCAGGAATTAAATCCTTGGGAATACCAATTTCCCATGTCCACCAGTTATCCGTCTGGCTTTTTGCCGTATAACAAGAGCCGCACAGGAAATCTAAAATATTGGTAATATCCTTTAGCATATCCTGATTTTGATAGAGAGCTCCGCCTTCTGCTGCGTAAGCTTTACACATAGAAAGCACCTTTTTAAAAGAAACACGAAATTCCACTGCATCGTCTTCATAAGGAATATTCTTATTGCCTTTTGCTCCCTCATCCTCTGCCCAAGGAATACCGCCACATTCTTCCTGTCCCTTATAAACATAAGCGTTCCAAAGCGCTTCTGCCTCCTGATTGATTTCTTCTAAGACTTCCGCTCCGCCTTCTTCTGATACTAAATCTTTGCCAATTAAAGACTCTTTCCATGCCTGACGAATTTTTCCGTAATCTTCTGCCGTTGCAGAGGGCAGTTTTGAAGGAGACTGATATAAAATTTCTACCTTCCACTGTGCTGTTTTTCCTTGGTCATCCTGTGCCACCACTACGACATTGCCTTTATTCTCTCCTGTAATCACTGCGTTTCCGTTTTCATCCGCTTCAACCTTCAATAAATGTTCCGCACTTGCATCTCCTGCCTTACGTGTTCCGTCTGTTTCCCCCTCCTTTAACTCTCTCTTAATTTTAGAATATCCCGCATTTCGTAAGAAAGTCCCGTCTTTCTTTAAAAATTTTGCACTCCATGTAACATTCTCGGAGAAGCTTTCCGGTTTGTC
The DNA window shown above is from Blautia hansenii DSM 20583 and carries:
- a CDS encoding polysaccharide lyase 8 family protein — translated: MKTGKRKNQKYISAMLIAAMSVGNVTGVLAEPVNTVAVSKEQGSEVLETAVPTENQEISIVRGESLQLDKPESFSENVTWSAKFLKKDGTFLRNAGYSKIKRELKEGETDGTRKAGDASAEHLLKVEADENGNAVITGENKGNVVVVAQDDQGKTAQWKVEILYQSPSKLPSATAEDYGKIRQAWKESLIGKDLVSEEGGAEVLEEINQEAEALWNAYVYKGQEECGGIPWAEDEGAKGNKNIPYEDDAVEFRVSFKKVLSMCKAYAAEGGALYQNQDMLKDITNILDFLCGSCYTAKSQTDNWWTWEIGIPKDLIPALILIYDGLTEEQVMAYTETLYFFQPDPFHEGVINTASTHGQGYREAQGANIIDCSTTAVGLGALREDNELVYLGMLASSQTFVIQNVEDSAQIAANGYNSGFYPDGSYLDHIKVPYLGAYGIEFMKGGAKIPSLLAGTPWKYPEQVQDNLESYIVEGFGNGMYQGMMLDCLKGRSVSRPASSNQAAGREAMMIILQIVDSFSQEAKETTLSALKAWLEEDEGFIDSFVGAENMAIKKKAKEILEDTSIQSNVAPIHKSYPLMDRAVHRTEDYLFALSMYSERIQNTEIMNDENRFGWHQNNGMTYIYDEDKQYTENYWNTVNPLRLPGTTVVPVNIGTGKPDGSGFAQGGDFCSKESWVGGTSIGNYGVSGMSFSGETQGIAGDAPVSYAPDLKGKKSWFMFDDEIVCLGAGITNKNMELPVETTIENKKLRKDGSNQLLVNGEKTEIPVKEANVKELVERTADISGTSFEQVNWAHLEGNQSVGTGYYFPEENTEIQVRRGQTTGSWKDVGTFEGESTENYLEMWVDHGQNPENASYSYVLLPETSAEETENYAQAPKVTILENSSEVQAVRHETLKITGINFWQEQGGSIDGITSDKAASVMLQETEQGTVKVSVSDPTMKNKGNVQLTLEEEIADCIQLDENVTCEKTENGAVLTFAMAGTNGAASMAELQLVPPVTPQPEEPETPQKPENPEEPSTPEIQETDMLVNKEHGVKLTGEGLTSDMQLSVEKLDKKHADVKLMEKEISKKQQLDNPIEIQLLKDGKEIALPHKAELQLPVSEKYNGKEVVVLSCDNENVKKLKGKVKDGFVSVEVESLNSFGTVLDKAVSSGVDKVKTGDETPLVMLSVMFVVGGTLFVVLKRKKKA